The Solidesulfovibrio fructosivorans JJ] genome has a window encoding:
- a CDS encoding DUF488 family protein, N3 subclade, whose translation MITVSYFASKAPSDRKICIAKGRPRYFKGLSFRDFAPLNPHDLNDWQNRYRRELEARYPDALSLQAALGRIEDRVPNPILCCYEKDPAECHRTILAQFIQERLGLEVPEWAPGM comes from the coding sequence ATGATCACCGTGTCCTACTTCGCCAGCAAAGCCCCCTCCGATCGGAAAATCTGCATCGCCAAGGGGCGTCCGCGCTATTTCAAGGGGCTTTCCTTCAGGGATTTCGCGCCGCTCAACCCCCACGACCTCAACGACTGGCAGAACCGCTACCGCCGGGAACTGGAAGCCCGCTATCCCGACGCGCTCTCTCTCCAGGCCGCCCTAGGCCGTATCGAGGACCGTGTTCCGAACCCCATCCTCTGTTGTTACGAAAAAGACCCGGCCGAATGCCATCGCACCATTCTGGCCCAATTCATCCAGGAGCGCCTGGGGCTTGAAGTCCCCGAGTGGGCTCCCGGCATGTAG
- a CDS encoding terminase gpA endonuclease subunit, whose product MSAAPCLVAPSAPSDKVEVVEVDRALVHALGLPVPELDQDRKNFFLRFSFSSTVRAAFRAPVGMRPAAWAEKYFIVTEGSRPGPWRNENAPYLAGIMDAWAEPYVRDVTFMAPPQVGKSKIGEILVGYISDRDPSLTQYVVPDETSAAELVDERLRPMFEDSPRLSKLLTGAPKDLTAKRFKLRTMRLMLVWAGSVARLAAKAAKYQIRDEVDKYPEAPSKKETSTEALLDKRQRTFRWDRKIYRDSSPTKESGPIYLAFSAASARFYFHVRCPLCGHMQRMYFTDPDGRPCVCWPKEEAEADRIEDGLLAWYECSRCAGHWDDAKRDRAVSRGEWREEKTGMELFAYLRLHKPRRIAFHISALYSMFVSLSETAAAFLRSKGNKLALRDFCNGYLAEPWKDYAVERQEQAILALRDDRPRGLVPGGGVVSCLLASVDTQQDHFIYRIRAFGWGGDSTTWGIREGRVETFEDVERVLWQDEYKDPDGKAYPVRLTIMDSQGTRTAEVYEFCRKHVGKIFAFKGEQQMAVPHTFTVIDHFPNSPRKIPGGLKLLRGNVTYFKSLLSGKLSINPADPGAFLLHAETTEDYARQMCAEYYDDADGVWLCPDHKANHFWDCEVYCLIAADLLGVRHWKKPEDKPAAAAVHHSPSTSRGSRSGSRPVPSAIARRRG is encoded by the coding sequence ATGAGCGCCGCGCCCTGCCTCGTCGCGCCTTCCGCGCCTTCCGACAAGGTCGAGGTCGTCGAGGTCGACCGCGCTCTTGTCCATGCTCTCGGCTTGCCTGTCCCTGAACTGGACCAGGACAGGAAGAACTTCTTTCTGCGGTTCTCCTTCTCGTCCACCGTGCGCGCCGCCTTTCGGGCTCCGGTCGGCATGCGCCCGGCGGCCTGGGCGGAAAAGTATTTCATCGTCACCGAGGGGTCGCGCCCCGGTCCCTGGCGCAACGAAAACGCTCCCTACCTCGCCGGCATCATGGACGCATGGGCCGAGCCCTACGTGCGCGACGTCACGTTCATGGCCCCGCCTCAGGTCGGCAAGTCCAAGATCGGCGAAATCCTCGTCGGCTACATCTCCGACCGGGACCCGAGTCTGACTCAGTACGTGGTGCCGGACGAAACGTCCGCCGCTGAGCTGGTGGACGAACGGCTTCGTCCCATGTTCGAGGACAGTCCGCGGCTTTCAAAACTCCTGACCGGCGCGCCCAAGGACCTGACCGCCAAGCGCTTCAAGCTGCGTACCATGCGCCTCATGCTGGTCTGGGCCGGTTCCGTGGCCCGCCTCGCGGCCAAAGCGGCAAAATACCAAATCCGCGACGAGGTCGACAAATACCCGGAAGCGCCTTCGAAAAAGGAAACCAGCACCGAGGCGCTGCTCGACAAGCGGCAACGCACCTTCCGCTGGGACCGCAAGATCTACCGCGACTCCTCCCCGACCAAGGAATCCGGTCCGATTTATCTGGCCTTCAGCGCGGCGTCTGCGCGGTTTTATTTCCACGTGCGCTGCCCCCTCTGCGGTCACATGCAGCGCATGTATTTCACCGATCCCGACGGCCGCCCGTGCGTGTGCTGGCCCAAGGAAGAGGCGGAAGCGGATCGGATCGAGGACGGCCTCCTGGCCTGGTATGAATGTTCCCGTTGCGCCGGCCATTGGGATGACGCCAAGCGCGACCGGGCGGTCTCGCGTGGCGAATGGCGCGAGGAAAAAACCGGCATGGAGTTGTTCGCCTACCTGCGACTCCACAAGCCTCGCCGCATCGCTTTCCACATTTCCGCGCTCTATTCCATGTTCGTCAGCCTGTCCGAAACGGCCGCCGCGTTCCTGCGCTCCAAGGGGAACAAGCTGGCCCTGCGCGACTTCTGCAACGGCTATCTTGCCGAGCCCTGGAAGGACTACGCCGTCGAACGCCAGGAACAGGCCATCCTTGCCTTGCGCGACGACCGTCCGCGCGGCCTGGTCCCCGGCGGCGGCGTGGTGTCGTGCCTGTTGGCCAGCGTCGATACGCAACAGGACCACTTCATTTACCGCATCCGCGCCTTCGGCTGGGGCGGCGACTCCACGACTTGGGGTATCCGCGAGGGCCGCGTGGAAACCTTCGAGGATGTCGAGCGTGTGCTCTGGCAGGACGAGTACAAGGACCCGGACGGCAAGGCCTACCCGGTGCGCCTCACCATCATGGACTCTCAGGGTACCCGCACCGCCGAGGTCTACGAGTTTTGCCGCAAACACGTGGGCAAGATTTTCGCCTTCAAGGGCGAGCAACAAATGGCCGTGCCCCACACCTTCACGGTGATCGACCATTTTCCCAACTCGCCGCGCAAGATCCCGGGCGGCTTGAAGCTCCTTCGCGGCAACGTGACCTACTTTAAGAGCCTGCTCTCGGGGAAATTGTCGATCAACCCGGCCGACCCCGGCGCGTTCCTGCTCCACGCCGAAACCACGGAAGACTACGCCCGCCAGATGTGCGCCGAATACTACGACGACGCGGACGGCGTCTGGCTGTGCCCGGACCACAAAGCCAACCATTTTTGGGACTGCGAAGTCTATTGCCTTATCGCCGCCGACCTGCTCGGCGTGCGCCACTGGAAGAAACCGGAAGACAAACCGGCCGCAGCGGCCGTTCACCATTCGCCATCAACGTCGCGCGGTTCCCGGTCGGGCTCTCGTCCGGTCCCATCCGCCATAGCCAGGAGGAGAGGATAG
- a CDS encoding helix-turn-helix domain-containing protein produces the protein MPNDSLLNVEQVRVLLGGESKPVSKMWAYKLIKEGKLKAIRYGTVKGIRVYRSSVERYLRDRGRDMSS, from the coding sequence ATGCCGAACGATAGCCTGCTCAATGTCGAACAAGTCCGTGTACTCCTCGGCGGCGAGAGTAAGCCCGTGTCCAAGATGTGGGCCTATAAGCTCATCAAGGAGGGGAAGCTCAAGGCCATCCGCTATGGCACCGTCAAGGGTATTCGGGTCTACCGCTCGTCCGTGGAACGCTATCTTCGGGATCGCGGCCGGGATATGTCCTCGTGA
- a CDS encoding type II toxin-antitoxin system HicA family toxin gives MFARQTPRNLEWAKVEALLAACGCDIFEGRGSRVTFSKGPHSLDAHRPHPGKEAKPYQVRDARAFLEKIGITPEEEGI, from the coding sequence GTGTTTGCGCGGCAGACCCCGAGGAATTTGGAGTGGGCCAAGGTCGAGGCATTGCTGGCCGCGTGCGGGTGCGATATTTTTGAGGGGCGAGGATCGCGGGTGACGTTTTCCAAGGGACCGCATTCCCTGGACGCGCATCGGCCGCATCCCGGAAAAGAGGCCAAGCCCTACCAAGTGCGCGATGCCAGGGCGTTTCTTGAAAAGATCGGGATAACCCCGGAAGAGGAGGGGATATGA
- a CDS encoding type II toxin-antitoxin system HicB family antitoxin codes for MTPMTYKGYAARIEYSDEDECFVGHIAGISDIVGFHGDSVEEIRAAFHEAVDHYLEACAARNVPPNKPYSGKIMVRVSPELHARVAMIASARGVSLNALATEALEHTAQS; via the coding sequence ATGACCCCTATGACCTACAAGGGCTACGCGGCCCGGATCGAATACAGCGACGAAGACGAATGCTTTGTCGGGCACATCGCCGGGATAAGCGACATTGTCGGGTTTCACGGCGATTCCGTGGAAGAAATCCGCGCTGCTTTTCATGAGGCTGTTGATCATTATCTGGAGGCTTGCGCGGCCAGAAACGTGCCGCCCAACAAGCCCTATTCCGGCAAGATCATGGTTCGCGTCAGCCCGGAACTGCATGCCCGCGTGGCCATGATTGCCTCGGCAAGAGGCGTGAGTCTCAACGCCCTGGCAACGGAAGCCCTGGAGCACACCGCGCAGAGCTAG
- a CDS encoding phage portal protein: MAASALVDRFGRPLAAPALGRVGGVTRIAGSHRGTLAGWWPRRNTDSSASRERDVIARRAEDLAANDAHAAGLIGGLATNVVGTGIKPQSQVEAAALALTDEDAVSELRDQIEAAFSLWAMRADAGGRMTFDMLQALNIRTTLIQGEFCNLCVNMADARGGLPPGRHFSMALQSISPQRIQSPFGQWYSPDVHDGVKLGVFGEPTGYWIAQPDMTGNIPFGQALNARYYPANIAHRPVVLHAFPQTDPEQFRGRSILAPAMKFFRDLNDCLDYELVGQLVAAAFPIAITSDMSGLLQGFGNEFKDQVRFRPYEERVADVQPGSVLELYQGEDIKALESKRPGNNFDPFVTRILRAAGAAAGIPYEVVVKDFSKTNYSSARAALLEAQRVFRCYQQWLIVSFCQRVWRAVVEEAFVRDMVKIPQGAPDFYEAMDAYLAVSWIPPRPGHVDPTKETAAEIAAIEAGIATYADVIAARGGDYENTFRQRKREQDLARKLGLSSASASTAARPSAREEEPEGEAFPRDAAPEDQQAAFGSAARLSALERLRPYLASDEIHEEHA; the protein is encoded by the coding sequence GTGGCTGCCTCCGCGCTGGTCGACCGCTTTGGTCGTCCCTTGGCGGCTCCGGCCTTGGGCCGAGTGGGCGGCGTGACCCGGATTGCCGGCAGCCATCGCGGCACCCTGGCCGGCTGGTGGCCGCGCCGCAACACCGATTCCTCGGCCTCGCGGGAGCGCGACGTCATCGCCCGCCGGGCCGAGGACCTTGCCGCCAACGACGCCCATGCCGCCGGCCTCATCGGCGGTCTGGCCACGAACGTGGTCGGCACGGGCATCAAGCCGCAATCCCAGGTCGAAGCCGCCGCCTTGGCCCTCACCGATGAAGACGCTGTTTCCGAGCTGCGCGACCAGATCGAGGCGGCGTTTTCCCTTTGGGCCATGCGCGCCGACGCCGGGGGCCGCATGACTTTCGACATGCTCCAGGCCCTCAACATCCGCACCACGCTCATTCAAGGCGAGTTCTGCAACCTGTGCGTCAACATGGCCGACGCGCGCGGCGGCCTTCCCCCGGGACGGCACTTTTCCATGGCCCTGCAATCCATCTCGCCGCAGCGCATCCAAAGTCCGTTCGGCCAGTGGTATTCCCCGGATGTTCATGACGGCGTCAAGCTCGGCGTTTTCGGCGAACCGACCGGCTACTGGATTGCCCAGCCGGACATGACCGGCAACATTCCGTTCGGGCAGGCGCTCAACGCCCGCTACTATCCGGCCAATATCGCCCACCGCCCGGTGGTGCTCCACGCCTTTCCCCAGACGGACCCCGAACAGTTCCGAGGCCGTTCGATCCTGGCCCCGGCCATGAAGTTCTTCCGCGACCTCAACGACTGCCTCGACTACGAGCTGGTCGGCCAGCTCGTCGCCGCCGCCTTCCCGATCGCCATCACCTCCGACATGTCGGGCCTGCTGCAGGGGTTCGGGAACGAGTTCAAGGACCAGGTGCGATTCCGCCCCTATGAGGAACGCGTCGCCGACGTGCAGCCGGGTTCCGTGCTCGAACTCTACCAGGGCGAGGACATCAAGGCCCTGGAAAGCAAGCGGCCGGGCAACAACTTCGACCCCTTCGTCACGCGCATCCTTCGCGCCGCCGGCGCGGCGGCCGGCATCCCCTACGAAGTGGTGGTCAAGGATTTTTCCAAAACCAACTATTCGTCGGCTCGGGCCGCGCTCCTCGAGGCCCAGCGCGTGTTTCGCTGCTACCAGCAATGGCTGATCGTTTCCTTTTGCCAGCGTGTCTGGCGGGCCGTCGTCGAAGAGGCTTTCGTGCGGGACATGGTCAAGATCCCGCAGGGCGCGCCGGATTTCTACGAGGCCATGGACGCCTATCTTGCCGTGTCCTGGATTCCTCCGCGCCCCGGCCATGTGGACCCGACCAAGGAGACGGCGGCCGAAATCGCCGCCATCGAAGCCGGCATCGCCACTTACGCCGACGTCATCGCCGCGCGCGGCGGCGACTACGAAAACACCTTCCGTCAGCGCAAGCGCGAGCAGGACCTCGCCCGCAAGCTGGGGCTTTCTTCCGCTTCGGCGTCGACCGCCGCACGCCCGTCAGCCCGGGAAGAGGAGCCCGAAGGGGAAGCATTCCCTCGGGATGCCGCCCCGGAGGACCAACAGGCCGCGTTCGGTTCGGCCGCGCGGTTGTCCGCTCTGGAACGGCTGCGGCCATACCTTGCGTCCGACGAAATCCACGAGGAACACGCATGA
- a CDS encoding S49 family peptidase has translation MTMESSHPAPRVLSAIMAEPWAILPGSLELILEIAARRGDPEALAVRRGTALEGSRTVEMRGNVAIIPVMGPIFPRASMFESISQAAVSVETLARDLQAALDDPAVASIVLNIDSPGGQVSGIHEFASQVFYAGSVKPVVAYIQGTGASAAYWIASATSRIFADAAAVVGSIGIVATIPKNDGKTLSIVSSRAPKKRVDPETEEGRAEVVRTLDDLHAVFVGDVAAFRGFTREEVEQNFGQGGVLVGARAVAAGMADALGSLEGVIAELSAPRPLAGNLNAKEAIMPDANKPDAGGGPTASLRDPAQSQAAILEAVKNSGALIAQTNDEKPYLILPGPTADDVLAMVTAMHGPEAAHAITAALAEAAALNVEPKAYATLFARFGAKQPEAQTPEKSEQPAAPSPLATLQAALAAPAAPGTVPDQETGQAERVRAAMKTGGERRYAGRR, from the coding sequence ATGACCATGGAAAGCTCCCATCCGGCCCCACGCGTGCTTTCGGCCATCATGGCCGAGCCGTGGGCCATCCTGCCCGGCTCCCTGGAACTGATTCTGGAAATCGCGGCCCGGCGCGGCGACCCGGAGGCCCTGGCCGTCAGGCGCGGCACGGCCCTGGAAGGTTCGCGCACCGTCGAGATGCGCGGCAACGTGGCCATCATCCCGGTCATGGGCCCCATCTTCCCCCGGGCCAGCATGTTCGAGTCCATCTCGCAAGCCGCAGTGTCCGTGGAAACCCTGGCCAGGGACCTGCAAGCGGCTCTGGACGACCCGGCCGTCGCATCCATCGTGCTCAACATCGACAGCCCCGGCGGCCAGGTCTCGGGCATCCATGAATTCGCCTCCCAGGTGTTTTACGCCGGGAGCGTCAAGCCCGTCGTGGCCTACATCCAGGGCACCGGCGCTTCGGCCGCCTACTGGATCGCCTCGGCCACGTCCCGGATTTTCGCCGATGCCGCCGCTGTTGTCGGCAGCATCGGCATTGTGGCCACCATCCCCAAAAACGACGGCAAGACACTCTCCATCGTTTCCAGCCGGGCCCCGAAAAAGCGTGTCGACCCCGAGACCGAGGAAGGCCGGGCCGAGGTCGTGCGCACCCTGGACGACCTGCACGCCGTGTTTGTGGGCGACGTGGCCGCCTTTCGCGGCTTCACCCGGGAAGAAGTCGAACAGAATTTCGGCCAGGGCGGCGTCCTGGTCGGCGCGCGGGCCGTCGCCGCCGGTATGGCCGACGCCCTGGGCAGCCTCGAAGGCGTGATCGCGGAATTGTCCGCACCCCGGCCCCTCGCCGGAAACCTCAACGCGAAGGAGGCAATCATGCCCGACGCGAACAAGCCGGATGCCGGCGGGGGACCGACCGCCTCGCTGCGCGACCCGGCCCAAAGCCAGGCAGCCATATTGGAGGCCGTGAAAAATTCCGGGGCGCTCATCGCGCAAACCAACGACGAAAAGCCTTACCTCATCCTCCCCGGTCCCACGGCCGACGACGTGCTGGCCATGGTCACGGCCATGCACGGCCCGGAAGCAGCCCACGCCATCACCGCCGCCCTGGCCGAGGCCGCCGCCTTGAACGTGGAGCCCAAGGCCTACGCGACCCTCTTCGCCAGGTTCGGCGCGAAACAGCCCGAGGCTCAGACTCCCGAGAAGTCCGAACAGCCCGCCGCCCCGTCCCCGCTGGCCACGCTCCAGGCGGCTCTGGCCGCTCCGGCCGCACCGGGCACGGTGCCGGACCAGGAAACAGGTCAGGCCGAGCGGGTGCGCGCCGCGATGAAGACCGGCGGCGAACGCCGCTACGCGGGAAGGAGGTAA
- a CDS encoding head decoration protein: MATQGYSILAEHVPDKLIAGDAKIVTAAGTIASGAGALVRGTVLGKITASGKYQKAVGTAEDGSQTPDAILAEDTDATSADALSVVYLSGQFAESALTLDASLTLDGIRDGLRDKNIYLTKTEG, encoded by the coding sequence ATGGCAACGCAAGGATATTCCATTCTCGCCGAACACGTTCCGGACAAGCTCATCGCCGGCGACGCCAAGATCGTGACCGCCGCCGGCACCATTGCCTCCGGCGCCGGGGCGCTGGTGCGTGGCACCGTGCTCGGCAAGATCACTGCCAGCGGCAAATACCAGAAGGCCGTCGGCACGGCCGAGGACGGCAGTCAGACCCCGGACGCGATCCTGGCCGAGGACACGGACGCCACCAGCGCGGATGCGCTGTCCGTGGTCTACCTGTCCGGCCAGTTCGCCGAATCGGCCCTGACCCTGGACGCGTCCCTGACCCTGGACGGCATCCGGGACGGCCTGCGCGACAAGAACATCTACCTGACCAAAACCGAGGGGTAA
- a CDS encoding major capsid protein: protein MGYDMFDYREMTGVLSTMFSPRMFLLETFFGGTEVKTHDTKHVDIDIVRRGRKMAAFVSPRREGRVVDREGYRTATFTPPYIKEKKVTTAEHVLTRRPGETIYAKPMTPDQRAGEILGEDMTELRDRILRREAWMAAQLLKTGVVVCQGDGIDVTIDFGMPSDHKIILSEVDKWTADTSDPSGNLVTWRELIARDSGLVPNVAVLGSDVAAAVRRNELLMKQLDSRRVTLGQIDPQQLPDGVIYLGQLEATDLYSFSDYYEDDDGDLQPMVPEDYIFLGSTQSANRRHAGLIEDLDLNAEAEVQYFAKSWKNPDPSARFVMVQSAPLPAMHQPDAFAAIKAV from the coding sequence ATGGGCTACGATATGTTCGACTACCGGGAAATGACCGGCGTGCTGTCCACCATGTTCTCCCCGCGCATGTTTCTCCTTGAGACGTTCTTCGGCGGCACGGAGGTCAAGACCCACGACACCAAGCACGTGGACATCGACATCGTGCGGCGCGGCCGCAAGATGGCCGCTTTTGTCTCTCCCCGGCGCGAAGGCCGGGTGGTGGACCGCGAGGGCTACCGCACGGCCACGTTCACGCCGCCCTACATCAAGGAGAAGAAGGTCACCACGGCCGAGCATGTGCTCACGCGCCGTCCGGGGGAGACCATCTACGCCAAGCCCATGACCCCGGACCAGCGGGCCGGCGAGATCCTGGGCGAGGACATGACCGAACTGCGCGACCGTATCCTGCGGCGCGAGGCCTGGATGGCCGCGCAGCTCCTCAAAACCGGGGTGGTCGTCTGCCAGGGAGACGGCATCGACGTGACCATCGATTTCGGCATGCCGTCGGACCACAAGATCATTCTGTCCGAGGTCGACAAGTGGACCGCCGACACGTCCGACCCGTCGGGCAACCTTGTGACTTGGCGGGAATTGATCGCCCGTGATTCCGGTCTGGTTCCCAACGTGGCCGTGCTCGGGTCCGACGTGGCCGCAGCCGTGCGTCGCAACGAGCTGCTTATGAAGCAGCTCGACAGCCGGCGGGTGACACTGGGCCAGATTGATCCGCAGCAACTCCCCGACGGGGTCATCTATCTGGGGCAACTCGAAGCCACCGATCTGTATTCGTTCAGCGATTACTACGAGGACGACGACGGCGACCTCCAACCCATGGTCCCCGAGGATTACATCTTCCTGGGGTCCACCCAATCCGCCAACCGTCGTCATGCCGGCCTCATCGAGGACCTGGACCTCAACGCCGAGGCCGAGGTGCAGTACTTCGCCAAATCCTGGAAGAACCCGGATCCCAGCGCCCGTTTTGTCATGGTCCAGTCCGCGCCGCTTCCGGCCATGCACCAGCCTGACGCCTTCGCGGCCATCAAGGCCGTTTAG
- a CDS encoding putative holin yields MPESNAPSPENGQPIVTPAAPGKSDDVLARLDTLAGRFESFLKTVAPGTLKSTGTGADGADAASTSLASRLTPRMLACLFLAGVLVAGLAIVSPQQLPVAGYKLCLVVLAGLLGYWLDRWLFPYARPDGYLAREWRAHGRDYPDSEADYAVVPGYETVFAAALLRRALVVLGAMLGLGLGL; encoded by the coding sequence ATGCCCGAAAGCAATGCTCCGTCGCCTGAAAACGGACAGCCCATCGTCACCCCGGCCGCGCCGGGAAAATCCGACGACGTTTTGGCCCGGCTCGATACCCTGGCCGGCAGGTTCGAGTCGTTCCTCAAAACCGTCGCCCCAGGCACGCTGAAATCGACCGGGACCGGTGCCGATGGCGCCGACGCCGCGTCGACGTCCCTGGCTTCCCGCCTCACGCCGCGCATGCTGGCCTGCCTGTTCCTGGCCGGCGTCCTTGTGGCCGGGCTGGCCATCGTATCCCCGCAGCAGCTTCCCGTGGCCGGGTATAAGCTGTGCCTGGTCGTGCTGGCCGGGCTGCTCGGCTACTGGCTGGACCGTTGGCTTTTCCCTTACGCCCGACCGGACGGCTACCTGGCCCGGGAATGGCGGGCCCATGGCCGCGACTATCCGGACTCCGAGGCGGATTACGCGGTGGTCCCGGGCTACGAAACCGTGTTCGCCGCCGCGCTGCTGCGCCGCGCCCTGGTGGTCCTGGGGGCCATGCTGGGGCTCGGGCTGGGGCTGTAA
- a CDS encoding transglycosylase SLT domain-containing protein has protein sequence MDTLRGVGAFFLAVCLAVAAAWMVTGCKQAERPEPDPAAAPAAPASPTSAPDASPAVPAPGVPQRAMRYRSELIRNARVAWGLSAPVATFAAQVHQESGWRPDAKSPVGAVGMAQFMPATGRWISRLFPELSANEPYNPSWALRALVTYDKWLWDRVSGRDACQRMAMALSAYNGGLGWVQRDKSLTEGQGGDALVWFGQVETRNAGRSAAAFRENRGYPRRILGRLEPLYIRSGFGQGVACAQ, from the coding sequence ATGGATACGCTGCGGGGCGTTGGCGCGTTTTTCCTGGCCGTCTGTCTGGCTGTCGCGGCTGCCTGGATGGTTACCGGCTGCAAGCAGGCCGAACGGCCCGAGCCCGATCCGGCCGCCGCGCCTGCGGCTCCGGCGTCCCCGACGTCCGCCCCCGACGCATCCCCGGCCGTGCCCGCTCCCGGCGTGCCGCAGCGCGCCATGCGCTACCGCTCCGAGCTGATCCGCAACGCCCGCGTGGCCTGGGGCCTTTCCGCTCCGGTCGCCACCTTCGCGGCCCAGGTGCACCAGGAATCCGGCTGGCGTCCGGACGCGAAATCCCCGGTCGGCGCGGTCGGCATGGCCCAATTCATGCCTGCGACCGGTCGGTGGATTTCCCGGCTGTTCCCGGAGCTGTCCGCCAACGAACCTTACAATCCGTCCTGGGCGCTGCGGGCGCTGGTCACCTACGACAAATGGCTCTGGGACAGGGTTTCCGGCCGCGACGCCTGCCAGCGCATGGCCATGGCCCTGTCCGCCTACAACGGCGGCCTGGGCTGGGTGCAGCGCGACAAGTCCCTGACCGAAGGGCAGGGCGGCGATGCCTTGGTCTGGTTCGGCCAGGTGGAGACGCGCAACGCCGGACGGTCCGCAGCCGCCTTCCGCGAGAACCGCGGCTATCCGCGCCGCATTCTGGGCAGGCTCGAACCGCTCTACATCCGGTCCGGATTCGGACAGGGGGTGGCCTGTGCTCAATAA
- a CDS encoding TraR/DksA C4-type zinc finger protein: MPDIADRAQLDEQAHILDALSRRDDRDDAGQTRENGVVVCCDCGEPIPGARLRILPTACRCVECQDKAEGKAW, from the coding sequence ATGCCGGATATCGCCGATAGGGCGCAACTGGACGAACAGGCCCATATCCTCGACGCGCTCTCCCGCCGTGACGACAGGGACGACGCCGGGCAGACCCGTGAAAACGGCGTGGTCGTCTGTTGCGACTGCGGCGAACCGATTCCCGGCGCGCGGCTGCGCATCCTGCCAACGGCCTGCCGGTGTGTGGAGTGCCAGGACAAGGCGGAGGGCAAGGCATGGTGA
- a CDS encoding head-tail joining protein, translating to MVTAREQFAADILAALPHLSGFQPAEYRPKEGDPVETYAMVTDAALENDGRVYGEYAAIRVPMAHVPAPSADDCIAIGGEVWEFRVNQGAKLRRERRFPFWVLQCRLKGSVGVGGRS from the coding sequence ATGGTGACCGCCCGCGAACAGTTCGCGGCCGACATCCTGGCCGCCTTGCCGCACCTCTCCGGTTTCCAGCCGGCCGAATACCGACCCAAGGAAGGCGACCCGGTGGAGACCTACGCCATGGTGACGGACGCGGCGCTGGAAAACGACGGCCGTGTGTACGGCGAGTATGCCGCCATCCGCGTGCCCATGGCCCATGTCCCGGCCCCGTCGGCGGATGACTGTATCGCCATCGGTGGCGAGGTCTGGGAGTTTCGTGTCAACCAGGGCGCGAAATTGCGGCGGGAGCGCCGGTTCCCGTTCTGGGTTCTCCAGTGCCGCTTGAAGGGTTCCGTCGGCGTCGGGGGGCGGTCGTGA
- a CDS encoding phage tail tube protein produces MAGILGSGDLYFDRQDDNGNSTGLLHIGNTTSFMITESSTLKERTSKMKKTYGQTLDSVAIHGAPKVSFTLNDLIRSNLALIHMGDDADATQALAAEATKIFAVEDVKAGVFYELGAAGVSITSVKDASNADFTTYEMDEDGGLFKFTEAPTEPVTVTYSVPKMSGYTITGSTRSTIKGRLLFIGKNLADQTNMRVDCKESQLTPKNGLDYLSDDFADAQYEGTLNTPSGETSPYSVRMLSAA; encoded by the coding sequence ATGGCGGGCATTCTCGGATCGGGCGACCTTTATTTCGATCGCCAGGACGACAACGGCAACAGCACGGGGCTGCTGCACATCGGCAACACCACGTCGTTTATGATCACCGAGTCCTCGACGCTCAAGGAGCGCACGAGCAAAATGAAAAAGACCTACGGCCAGACCCTGGATTCCGTGGCCATCCACGGCGCGCCCAAGGTCTCGTTCACCCTCAACGACCTGATCCGCTCGAACCTGGCCCTCATCCACATGGGCGACGACGCCGACGCGACCCAGGCGCTCGCGGCCGAGGCGACCAAGATCTTCGCCGTGGAGGATGTCAAGGCCGGCGTCTTTTACGAGCTGGGCGCGGCCGGCGTTTCCATCACCAGCGTCAAGGACGCCTCGAACGCCGATTTCACCACCTATGAAATGGACGAGGACGGCGGCCTGTTCAAGTTCACAGAGGCCCCAACCGAGCCCGTCACCGTCACCTATTCCGTCCCGAAGATGTCCGGCTACACCATCACCGGTTCCACCCGCTCTACCATCAAGGGCCGGCTGCTTTTCATCGGCAAGAACCTCGCGGACCAGACCAATATGCGCGTGGATTGCAAGGAATCGCAGCTCACGCCGAAAAACGGCCTGGACTATCTGTCCGACGACTTCGCCGATGCGCAATACGAGGGCACACTCAACACGCCGTCCGGCGAAACCTCCCCGTACAGCGTTCGTATGCTGTCCGCCGCCTAA